The genomic segment gattCAGGGTTCCCATACCTGGGGCTCAGGTGTCACTGTCCAGGTGTTACCCTCACACCTTTTTGGGGTCCAAACTCAATGTTTGGGGTCCACACCTGTCCAGGTGTTCCTGCCACACCTTTTTGGGGTCCAAACTCAATTTTTGACATCCACACCTGTCCAGGTGTACAGTTCTGTGGCTCCTAAACATGGAGCTCAGGTGTCACTGTCCAGGTATTGCAGGTGAAGCTTTTTGGGGTCCACACCTGTGCGGGGATGGAGTTCTGGGGTTCCCATACCTGGGGTTCAGGTGTTGCAGTCCAGGTGTTACCACCACACCTTTTTGAGGTCCAAACACAATTTTTGGGTCCACACCTGTCCGGGCTCACAGGTACTGGGTCCTTCCACCTGGGACTTCATCCACGGGGCTCAGGTGCTCCAGGTGAAGACACCACACCTGTCCAGGTGTTGCAGGTGAAGCTTTTGGGTTCttctgagatttttggggtccaCACCTGTGCAGGTGCGCATTTCTGGGGTTTCCACACCTGGGGCTCAGGCGTCACTGTCCAGATGTTCCTGCCAAACCTTTTTGGGGTCCAAACTCAATTTTTGGGGTCcacacctgtccaggtgtgcaGATCTGTGGCTCCTAAACATGGAGCTCAGGTGTCACTGTCCAGGTGTTGCAGGTGAAGCTTTTTGGGGTCCACACCTGTGCGGGGATGGAGTTCTGGGGTTCCCATACCTGGGGCTCAGGTGTTGCAGTCCAGGTGTTACCACCACACCTTTTTGGGGTCCAAACTCAATGTTTGGGGTCCACACCTGTACAGGTATTCCTGCCACACCTTTTTGGGGTCCAAACGCAATTTTTGGGGTCCACACCTGTCCGGGCTCACAGGTACCGAGTCCTTCCACCTGGGGCTTCATCCACGGGGCTCAGGTGACACCGCCACACCTTTCCGTGCCcctcacctgtccaggtgtgaGGTTTCAGGTTCCAcacctgtgctgggatggagattCAGGGTTTCCACACCTGGGGCTCAGGTGTCACTGTCCAGGTGTTACCACCACACCTTTCTGGGGTCCAAACTCAATGTTTGGGGTCCACACCTGTCCAGGTGTTCCTGCCACACCTTTTTGAGGTCCAAACGCAATTTTTGGGGTCCACACCTGTCCGGGCTCACAGGTACCGAGTCCTTCCACCTGGGGCTTCATCCACGGGGCTCAGGTGCTCCAGGTGAAGACACcacacctgtccaggtgtgcaGTTCTGGGGTTTCCACACCTGGGGCTTAGGTGTCACTGTCCAGGTGTTACCACCACACCTTTCTGGGGTCCAAACTCAATGTTTGGGGTCcacacctgtccaggtgtgcaGATTTGTGGCTCCTAAACATGGAGCTCAGGTGTTGCAGTCCAAGTGTTCCTGCCACACCTTTCTGAGGTCCAAACGCAATTTTTGGGTCCACACCTGTCCGGGCTCACAGGTACCGACTCCTTTCACCTGGGGCTTCATCCATGGGGCTCAGGTGCTCCAGGTGAAGACACCACACCTGTCCAGGTGCGCAGTTCTGGGGTTTACACACCTGGGGCTCAGGTGTCACTGTCCAGGTGTTACCACCACACCTTTCTGGGGTCCAAACTCAATGTCTGGGGTCCACACCTATACAGGTGTTCCTGCAACACCTTTTTGGGATCCacaggagatttttggggtccaCACCTGTCCTGGGTCATAGATCTGGGGTTCCCATACCTGGGGCTCAGGTGTCGCTGTCCAGGTGTTCCTGCCACACCTTTTTGGGGTCCAAACGCAATTTTTTGGGTCcacacctgtccaggtgtgcaGATCTGTGGCTCCTAAACATGGAGCTCAGGTGTCACTGTCCAGGTGTTGCAGGTGAAGCTTTTTGGGGTCCAcacctgtgctgggatggagttcTGGGGTTCCCACACCTGGGGCTCAGGTGTCGCTGTCCAGGTGTTACCACCACACCTTTTTGGGGTCCAAACGCAATTTTTGGGGTCCACACCTGTCCGGGCTCACAGGTACCGAGTCCTCTCACCTGGGGCTTCGTCCACGGGGCTCAGGTGACACCGCCACGCCTTTCCGtgcccctcacctgcccaggtgacCCCTCTCAGGTGTCGCGGTGCACgcgctggtgctgcagcaggttGGAGGGGTGCGCGAAGCCCTTGGCGCACACGCCGCACTTGTAGGGCGTCTCGCCCGTGTGCACCTTCTCGTGCACGGCCAGGTAGGCCAGGTCCTTGAAGAACTTGTGGCAGTGGCGGCACTGGTGCGGCCGCGCGGCGCTGTGCACGCGgcggtgctgcagcagcagcgagGGCCGCGCGAAGGCCTTGCCGCACGCCTCGCACGCGTAGGGCCGCTCGCCCGTGTGCGCGCGCTGGTGCACGGCCAGGTAGGAGCTCTGCTTGAAGGCCTTGCCGCAGGTGCGGCAGGCGAAGGGGCGCTCGCCCGTGTGCACGCGCGCGTGCGAGGCCAGCGCGTTGCTCTGCTTGAAGGCCTTGCCGCAGAGCGCGCAGCGGAAGGGGCGGTCGCCGGTGTGCACGCGCTCGTGCACCTTGAGCGAGTGGCCGTAGGCGAAGCGCTTGCCGCAGACGCCGCAGGCGTGCGGTTTGTCGCGGCAGCCGCGGCGCCGGTGCAGCAGCAGCGCGTTGGCGGCCGGGAAGGCTTTGCCGCACTCGGAGCAGCGCAGCGGCGCCCCCTCGGAGGCGGCCAGGTGGGTGAGGGCGTGGCGCTGGCGCTCGTAGGGCGTCTTGAAGGCCTTGGCGCACCTGGCGCAGGTGAAGGGGCGGTGGCCGCTGTGGGTGCGGCGGTGCTCCTGCAGGTTGGAGGAGCGCTTGAAGCGCTTCCCGCAGAGGTCGCAGCGGTGCGGCCGCTCCTCGGTGTGCACCAGGGCGTGGCTCTTGAAGTCCGAGTGGCGCTTGAAGGTGGCGCGGCACAGGTGGCAGGTGAAGGGGCGCGCCTCGGTGTGCACCACCTGgtggctcagcagctcccaggtgcGCTTGAAGCTCTTGTGGCAGGCGGGGCACTGGAAGGGTTTGTCGGCCACGATCACCTGGCGGATCTCCAGGTGGGCGGCGAGGTCCTGCTGGTCCTCGTCTTCCTCCTTACCTGCGGCgccttcctcatcctcatcatcatcatcatccccgTTTTGGGGCGCACCTGAGCGCCCGCCCAGCACCAGCTTGGCCGTGGAGTAGACGCCGCGCTCGTCGATGAGCTGCACGAAGGCGGGCGTGGCGGCCTCACCTGGCTCAGGGGAGGGCGGGGCTCCGGGTGGGCGgggccaggggagctgcaggtgggaggggccgggctcGGCCAGGGGTGGGCGTGGCCGCAGGTAAAggcggggccggcgggaggAGGGGCGTGTCTGGAGGGAGGCACctgggtggtggtggtggcctTCATCGTCATCGTCATCGTCACCTGGATCTTCGTCGTCATCGTCACCTGGATCCTCTTCACCTGGATCTTCATCATCACCTGGATCTTCATCATCACCTGGTTCATCATCACCTGGATCTTCCTCACCTGGTTCTTCATCATCACCTGGATCTCCCTCACCTGGTTCTTCATCATCACCTGGATCTTCCTCACCTGGTTCTTCCTCACCTGGTTCTTCAcctgctccttcctcacctgttccttcttcctcctcatctcgtcctgcttcttcttcctcacctggtccttcttcttcctcctcacctggctgctcctcctcctcctcctcctcctcctcacctggttcctcctcctcctcctcctcacacagGTGAGGGATCACCTGGGCAAAGGGGGAAGGGGCGTCCATGGTCGCACCTGGAAAAGggggtggggacaggtgaggatttggggatcccTGGGAAACTCCTGGAGCTGAATTTGGGGATCCCCTCgggaattcccagggatggattttgggaattctctgggatggatttggggatcccTTTGGGAATTCCCTGAGTGAGATTTGGGGATCCCTTGAGTTGAATTTTGGGATCCCTTTGGGAATGTCCTGAGTGAAATTTGGGGATCCCCCtcatggatttggggatccctttgggaattttctgggatggatttggggaacCCCAGGAATGGATTTGGGGATCCCCCTCTGGGTGGAACTTCGGGATTTGAACAATCCCAggaaagaccaaaaaaaatttggggaattccAGAGAATTTGAGCGGTTccgaaaatcccaaaataatccTGGACCCCAGAATCCTAAAATCCGGGATCCCAAAATAATCTGGGATTCCATAATTTGGGATCAGAATTCCGGGAATTTCAAAGTCATTGAAGAGGCCCAAAAAGCCCCAATATCCAggatgggaattctgggaattccaaggaggccccaaatcccaaaatgtGGGATCAcgattttggggaattctgaGGGATTCAAAGAggccccaaaatctccaaattCCCAATACTCCACAATCCTTAAATCTCAAAATCccgaaaatcccaaatcccaaacccccaaaattccaaatcctaaatccccaaaattccaaaatctcaaacccccaaaatccgggatcggaattttgggaattttgatgTCACCACGAggctccaaaatcccaaaatttgtgATGAGAATTCCGGGAATTCCACAGTCATTGAAGaggccccaaaaccccaaaatctgggattggaattttgggaattctgatgccacagagccccaaaatatcccaaaatttgggatcagaattttgggaattctgatgGTTCCGAGCaggcccccaaatcccaaaacctccaaaattcccaaatcccaaaaatcccaaacccccaaaatcccaaatcaaaaaacccaaaatctcaaaattcccaaattcccaaaacctcaaaaattcccaaatcccaaaaatccccaaatcccgaAATCTGGGATCAGAACTTTGGGAATTTTGATGCCACCATCAggctccaaaatcccaaaatttgggatcaGAATTCCGGGAATTCCAAAGTCATTGAAAAGGCCCAAACCTCCAAAATCTGGgagtggaattttgggaattctgtcGTCATGGAggcccaaaaaatcccaaaatttgggatcaGAATTTTGGGACTTCTGATGGCTTTGAGGaggccccaaaatccccaaatccccaaaatcccaaatccccaaaaattcccaaattcccagaaatccccaaatcccaaaatcccaaattaaaaaaaccccaaatcccaaaatctgggatcGGAATTTGGGGAATTCCGATAGCTCCGAGGaggccccaaaatcccaaaattccaaaatccccaaaatcctcaaatcCCAAAACTGCGaaaccccaaagccccaaaatccaggatcggaattccaggaattttgaTGCCAACAAAGAGgccccaaaaatttgggatttgtgaATTCCCCtgggttgggattttgggatttgggatcccctgaggtggaatttggggatttgggaactccctgggctggaatttgggatcagatttgggaatttgggatcagatTTGGGAATCTGGGATCCCTCGGGATGGATTCGGGATCCTCTCGGGGATCTccgggattgggatttgggatctccaAAAAAATTCGGGATTTGGGATTCGGGATCCACTTGGGAACggccccagtccctcccagtccatcccagtttatcccagtttgtcccaatcccatcccagtccatcccagtttatcccagtttatcccaatctcatcccagtttgtcccaatcccatcccagtccatcccagtccatcccaattccatcccagtccatcccagtttatcccaatcccatcccagtttgtcccagtttatcccagtttatcccagtttatcccaatcccatcccggtttatcccagtccatcccagtttatcccaatcccatcccagtttatcccagtccatcccagtccatcccagtttatcccagtccatcccagtttatcccaatctcatcccaatcccatcccagtttgtcccagtccatcccagtccatcccagtccatcccagtttatcccaatccatcccaatcccatcccagtccctcccagtccatcccagtttatcccagtccatcccagtccatcccaattccatcccagtttatcccaattccctcccagtttctcaccgggcgccgccgccgcccccggagCCACTTCCGGTCGCGTTCGCGCGCGATGACGTCACCGCCGGAATGGGCGGGGCCTGAGCgggaactgggaggggattgggggagattgaaaagggaattttggggagaaacGGAGCCCAAAATCGGGGGTTCCCGCCAAAAATCGGGGGGTTCCCGCCAAAAATCGGGAGGTTCCCGCCAAAATTTGAGATGGAACCCCGCAAAATTGGGGATTTAACACCAAAATCGGGAatttaaaccccaaaaatccggGATGTGAAACCTCGAAACTTCGGAACTGAAGGACAAAATCGGGGATTTAACTCCAAATTCGGGaactgaaccccaaaaattttgaattttactCCAAAAATCGGGGATTGaacccctccccccccaaaaaaaagggatttgaaAGCCCAAAATTGGaatatttcaccccaaaaatcgaGGATTTAACCCTAAAATCGGGGATTTCACCCCCAAAATCGGGAAATGAACCCCAAAAACTTGAAATTTCCTGCCAAAAATTCGGGGATTTCGCCCCAAAAATCGGGGATTGAAGCCAAAAACAATCGGGGAGTTCACCTAAAAAATTTGGGATGTAACCCCAAAAATTCGGGGATTGAACCCCAGAAATCGGGAATTtaaccccaaaactgggaatTTCCGGCCAAAAATCGGGGATTTAACCCCAAAAGTTGAGGAATTTCAccagaaaaattgggaattgaagcaaaaaaattggggatttagccccaaaaatctgagatttccccccaaaaatcgaAGATTTAATCCCAAAATTCGGGAATTAACCCCAAGAATTGGGGATTTCACCCGAAAAATCGGGAATTTGTCCTGAAAAATGGGGGatttcacccccaaaaaatcagggCATTGAACCCCAAAAATCGAGGATTTCACCCCCAAAAATCTGGAATTTCACCCCCAAAACCGGAGATTTAGTTGCAAAAATTCGgggatttcaccccaaaaatcggGAATTAATCCCCAAATTGTAGATTTCCCGCCAAAAATCTGATTCAAGCCCAAAAATCAGGGATTTGCCCCCCAAAATAGGGGATTAAACCCCAAAATCGGGCattgaaccaaaaaaaaatctgggattcaccccaaaattggggattttaacccaaaaatcaagaattttctcccccaaaacccGGAGATGAAAGGccaaaaaaattggggatttaaccccaaaaattgagGATTGAAGGCCAAAAATTGgagatttcaccccaaaaattgggaattcctccccaaaattaGGCATTAAACACCAAAATCGGAGATTCCAGCAAAAAATCGgggattccttcccaatattcGGGGATTTCAGCCCAAAACCGCATTTTCCCATCAGGGTGGGattgcaggatttggggtcaccccaaaaaaaGCGAATTTTAAGGAGAAAGGAATCCCAAAATCGAGGAGTTCCACCCCAAAAAGCATCTCATGACAtggatgggattgggaaatttgggatttaaccccaaaaaagaaaatttcgggtttttcaccccaaaattttgaTCCCGATGAGGGTGGGATTGGAGGTTTTGGGATCACTTcaaataaaagggaattttcaggagaGAGGGATCCCAAAATTGGCGATTTCCCTCAAAACCCGGggatttaaccccaaaaatccgTGATTTGAAACCTCATAATCAAGAATTTCAAAAATCgaggattttcccccaaaaatcggggattttccaacaaaaaatgagaattctcctcaaaaaatgggaaattttccccaaaaaattggggattAAACGCCGAAAATCGGGGATTGAAGccccaaaaattggggatttCAAACCCCAAAATCGAGGATTTAACCCCCAAAATCGGggatttttcccaataaaagCAGTTCCAGAACAGGGTGAGATTGGAGAAATTGGGATCACCCCATAAAAATTGGAATTTCGGTTTTTGACCCCAAAATTTGTGTCCTGACGAGGGTGGGATTCGAACCCaggaatgaagagaaaaatgcatcagcaaaaaagggaattttcaagTGAGAGAGATCCCAAAATTGAGGTGTTTCCCCCAAAAACGATCTCCGGAGATTGGAGAATTTGGGATTGAAACCCTAAAAAAGcgaatttgggatttttcaccccaaaatgcGACTTCCGACGAGGGTGGGATTCGAACCCACGCGTGCAGAGCACAATGGATTAGCAGTCCATCGCCTTAACCACTCGGCCACCTCGTCCGCGGCTGCGCGCCTGCGCCCAGCGCCCATAGGGTGCGCTAAGGGGGCGTGGTCAGCACTGGAGGCGTGGTTAGGGGCGGGGATTTGGCGTGGCTTCAGCTCCGTAAGTCACGGGTTCGAATCCCGCCCCGCCAAACACGGGAAAATCTCAATTTTCTCTTGTTTTACcctaattttttcccatttccccccacaTTTCTCCTTGTTCTTTCCTAGTTACCCcaaattttattcttctttattcttctcttcattcttttttttcccgaaatgagaaatgagaaatgaaataaaaaaaagaaaacttaaatttaaaataaagggaaagtgaaacaaaaaaatagaaaagttagatttcaaaaataaaagttagATTATAAACAGAAAacttaaaaagggaaaattgaataaaaaaggaaattaaataaaaaagggacaattaaaatttaagaaaggaaaaatcaaattagaaaaggaaaaaataaaaaagggaatattaattaaaaaagaaaaaaattaattttagaaagggggaatttaaaaaaaggggaaatttttaaaaaatgaacaaaaaaccgtaaaaattaaatgagaaattaaaaataaactattcAATAAAATTGGTG from the Zonotrichia leucophrys gambelii isolate GWCS_2022_RI unplaced genomic scaffold, RI_Zleu_2.0 Scaffold_49_388800, whole genome shotgun sequence genome contains:
- the LOC135460490 gene encoding zinc finger protein 768-like, with translation MDAPSPFAQVIPHLCEEEEEEEPGEEEEEEEEEQPGEEEEEGPGEEEEAGRDEEEEGTGEEGAGEEPGEEEPGEEDPGDDEEPGEGDPGDDEEPGEEDPGDDEPGDDEDPGDDEDPGEEDPGDDDDEDPGDDDDDDEGHHHHPGASLQTRPSSRRPRLYLRPRPPLAEPGPSHLQLPWPRPPGAPPSPEPGEAATPAFVQLIDERGVYSTAKLVLGGRSGAPQNGDDDDDEDEEGAAGKEEDEDQQDLAAHLEIRQVIVADKPFQCPACHKSFKRTWELLSHQVVHTEARPFTCHLCRATFKRHSDFKSHALVHTEERPHRCDLCGKRFKRSSNLQEHRRTHSGHRPFTCARCAKAFKTPYERQRHALTHLAASEGAPLRCSECGKAFPAANALLLHRRRGCRDKPHACGVCGKRFAYGHSLKVHERVHTGDRPFRCALCGKAFKQSNALASHARVHTGERPFACRTCGKAFKQSSYLAVHQRAHTGERPYACEACGKAFARPSLLLQHRRVHSAARPHQCRHCHKFFKDLAYLAVHEKVHTGETPYKCGVCAKGFAHPSNLLQHQRVHRDT